The Zobellia alginiliquefaciens genome contains a region encoding:
- a CDS encoding acyl transferase, with product MDGTEIFKIDSQIEFDAQALKVFKHQFQTNAVYREFCSYLKKSDENVTQVSEIPFLPISFFKSKEIISGEKHPKTIFTSSGTTGNETSKHFVNRISLYEQSFRKAFEQFYGKVEDYCVLALLPSYLEREGSSLIYMVDDMIKKSKHVDSGFYLNNLDSLRDKLIQLDKTGQKILLIGVSFALLDMAEKHSLQLKNTVIMETGGMKGRRKELIREELHDILKSGFGVPVIHSEYGMTELLSQGYSKGNGIFETPPWMKILIRDTEDPLTYQNHGKTGGMNVIDLANIDSCAFIATQDLGKTYENGTFEVLGRFDHSDVRGCNLMVL from the coding sequence ATGGACGGTACCGAAATTTTTAAAATTGATTCTCAAATTGAATTTGATGCACAGGCTCTAAAAGTTTTTAAGCATCAGTTCCAAACCAATGCCGTGTACCGTGAATTTTGTTCTTATTTAAAGAAATCCGACGAAAATGTAACCCAAGTTTCAGAAATACCTTTCCTGCCTATCTCTTTTTTTAAGTCGAAAGAAATTATTTCTGGCGAAAAGCATCCTAAAACTATTTTTACAAGTAGTGGAACCACCGGAAACGAAACCAGTAAACACTTTGTTAACCGCATTTCCCTTTACGAGCAAAGTTTCCGCAAAGCTTTTGAACAATTCTACGGTAAAGTTGAAGATTATTGCGTTCTAGCTTTACTACCTTCTTATCTTGAACGGGAAGGATCATCACTCATTTACATGGTGGATGATATGATAAAAAAAAGCAAACATGTAGATAGCGGATTTTACCTCAACAACCTTGATAGTTTGAGGGATAAATTGATTCAGCTGGATAAAACCGGTCAAAAAATACTACTCATAGGTGTTTCCTTTGCTCTTCTAGATATGGCGGAAAAGCATTCGCTCCAATTGAAAAATACGGTCATTATGGAGACTGGAGGCATGAAAGGACGAAGAAAGGAATTAATTCGCGAAGAACTACACGATATTCTAAAATCCGGATTTGGAGTACCGGTCATACACTCCGAATATGGTATGACAGAACTGCTATCCCAAGGGTATTCCAAAGGCAACGGCATTTTTGAAACCCCACCATGGATGAAAATATTAATCCGTGATACCGAAGACCCGCTAACTTACCAAAACCACGGAAAAACCGGAGGTATGAATGTCATTGATTTGGCCAATATTGATTCCTGCGCATTTATAGCTACCCAAGATTTAGGCAAGACCTATGAAAATGGCACATTTGAAGTACTGGGCCGTTTTGACCATTCAGATGTTAGGGGTTGTAATCTAATGGTTCTTTAA
- the tyrS gene encoding tyrosine--tRNA ligase, protein MTSNFVEELKWRGMLHDAMPGTEEHLMNEMQSAYVGIDPTADSLHIGHLVGVMMLRHFQLAGHKPYALIGGATGMIGDPSGKSAERNLLDEATLRHNQEGIKNQLSRFLDFDSDADNAALLVNNYDWMKDFSFLDFIRDVGKHITVNYMMAKDSVKKRLSAESKEGMSFTEFTYQMVQGYDFLYLYQNHNCTLQMGGSDQWGNITTGTELIRRIGGGKGYALTCPLITKADGTKFGKTEGGNIWLDSERTSPYKFYQYWLNTSDADAEKYIKIFTFLSKDEIDTLVKEHQKAPHMRILQKRLAEEITVMVHSQEDLENAQKASNILFGKSTSEDLKGLNEKTFLDVFDGVPQAEVSKSELTPGFDMIGALADKTGFLASNSEARRELKQNSISVNKEKVKADYLITENDLINGKFVLLQRGKKNYFVLVVN, encoded by the coding sequence ATGACTTCAAACTTTGTAGAAGAATTAAAATGGAGAGGCATGCTGCACGACGCAATGCCTGGAACCGAAGAGCACCTAATGAACGAAATGCAATCTGCATACGTAGGTATTGATCCTACGGCAGATTCACTACATATTGGCCACTTGGTGGGGGTAATGATGTTACGTCATTTTCAATTGGCAGGCCATAAGCCATATGCCCTTATTGGTGGTGCCACGGGTATGATCGGTGATCCTTCTGGTAAATCTGCGGAGCGTAATCTATTGGACGAGGCAACGCTACGCCATAATCAAGAAGGAATAAAAAATCAACTGTCACGGTTTTTAGATTTTGATAGTGATGCCGATAATGCTGCTCTTTTGGTCAACAATTATGATTGGATGAAGGATTTCTCTTTCTTGGATTTCATACGGGATGTTGGCAAGCATATTACTGTTAACTATATGATGGCGAAGGATTCCGTAAAAAAGCGACTTTCGGCAGAATCAAAAGAAGGGATGTCTTTTACCGAGTTTACCTACCAGATGGTTCAAGGATATGATTTTCTATATCTATACCAGAACCATAACTGTACATTGCAGATGGGAGGTAGTGATCAATGGGGGAATATCACTACGGGTACGGAGTTGATCAGAAGAATTGGCGGAGGAAAAGGGTATGCCTTAACATGCCCATTGATTACCAAGGCAGATGGTACTAAATTCGGTAAGACCGAGGGAGGTAATATCTGGTTGGATTCCGAGCGTACATCTCCTTACAAGTTTTACCAATATTGGTTGAACACATCAGATGCAGATGCTGAAAAGTATATTAAGATATTTACGTTCCTTTCTAAGGATGAGATAGATACATTGGTGAAAGAGCATCAAAAAGCGCCACATATGCGCATCTTACAAAAGCGACTTGCAGAAGAAATTACCGTTATGGTTCATTCGCAAGAAGATTTGGAGAACGCTCAAAAAGCGAGTAACATTCTTTTTGGAAAGTCAACATCCGAAGACTTAAAAGGTTTGAACGAAAAGACCTTTTTAGATGTTTTTGATGGTGTTCCACAAGCTGAAGTTTCCAAATCCGAACTTACACCAGGATTTGATATGATCGGTGCTTTGGCAGATAAAACAGGATTCTTGGCTTCTAATAGTGAAGCAAGAAGAGAGCTGAAACAAAATTCTATTTCAGTAAATAAAGAAAAGGTAAAAGCAGATTACCTAATCACGGAAAATGATTTGATCAATGGTAAGTTTGTTTTGCTGCAACGGGGTAAAAAGAACTATTTTGTTCTGGTAGTTAACTAG
- a CDS encoding NAD-dependent epimerase/dehydratase family protein, whose amino-acid sequence MVLVTGGTGLVGSHLLFKLMENGHSVRAIHRKGSDLKRVAKVFGYYSDDAKSLFNKIEWVEADIIDIPALEIAFDQITHVYHTAALISFDPKNFDTLQKINTEGTANIVNLCISNGIKKLCYTSTIGAIGKSLEDTMADEENAWTPREANVYGLTKQAAEMEVWRGSQEGLPVVMVNPGVIIGPGFWHSGSGDLFTVAKKGYRFYPPGGTGFITVHDVVKMMISLMDSEVINERYIAVAENLTFKEILTKITTELGIKPPSVQLKFWQLEIGRWFDWLKNLFLKNGRRITKNSIRSLKHREMYDNQKIKNDVNFEFISLDQTISFCCKRFKEEYQ is encoded by the coding sequence ATGGTCTTGGTTACAGGAGGAACGGGGTTAGTGGGCTCACATCTTTTATTTAAATTGATGGAGAACGGTCATTCCGTTAGAGCAATTCATAGAAAGGGAAGCGACCTGAAACGCGTGGCCAAGGTTTTTGGCTACTATTCAGACGATGCCAAAAGTCTCTTTAACAAAATAGAATGGGTAGAGGCCGATATTATTGACATACCCGCATTGGAAATTGCTTTTGACCAAATTACCCATGTTTACCATACCGCCGCATTGATTTCTTTTGACCCCAAAAATTTTGATACACTCCAAAAAATAAATACCGAAGGAACCGCCAATATTGTAAACCTTTGTATTTCAAATGGCATAAAAAAATTGTGTTACACCAGTACCATAGGCGCTATTGGTAAAAGTTTGGAGGATACCATGGCCGATGAAGAAAATGCTTGGACACCACGTGAGGCCAATGTGTACGGACTCACCAAACAAGCAGCGGAAATGGAAGTTTGGCGTGGTTCTCAGGAAGGACTACCTGTAGTTATGGTAAACCCCGGTGTAATTATTGGCCCAGGATTTTGGCATAGTGGTAGCGGCGATTTATTTACCGTGGCCAAAAAGGGTTATCGGTTTTATCCGCCGGGCGGAACGGGTTTTATTACGGTTCATGATGTGGTTAAAATGATGATTTCCCTAATGGATTCAGAGGTTATAAACGAACGCTATATTGCGGTGGCCGAAAATTTGACCTTTAAAGAAATTCTAACCAAAATCACCACGGAACTAGGAATTAAACCGCCATCCGTTCAGCTAAAATTTTGGCAACTTGAAATTGGCAGGTGGTTCGATTGGCTCAAAAACCTATTTCTAAAAAATGGAAGAAGAATTACCAAAAATTCAATTCGTTCTCTAAAACACCGAGAGATGTATGATAATCAGAAAATTAAAAATGATGTCAATTTTGAATTTATATCCCTAGACCAAACTATTTCGTTTTGCTGCAAAAGATTTAAGGAAGAGTATCAGTAG
- a CDS encoding DUF4296 domain-containing protein yields the protein MKKPENLIPKDKMVQILQDLAIVNAAKTTNVQVLRENDVEPMDYIFNKYDIDSLQLVESDRYYASLPVEYEEIYKEIEANLEREGKALEEQKKINDSLRVAKEKLKREKAKAEKATDTLP from the coding sequence TTGAAAAAGCCGGAAAATCTTATTCCCAAGGATAAAATGGTTCAAATACTTCAAGATTTGGCCATTGTAAATGCCGCTAAAACAACAAATGTTCAGGTGCTGCGCGAAAATGATGTAGAACCCATGGACTATATTTTTAATAAATATGATATAGATAGCCTGCAGTTGGTAGAAAGTGATCGCTATTATGCTTCGCTGCCTGTGGAGTATGAGGAAATATATAAAGAAATAGAAGCAAACCTTGAGCGTGAAGGAAAAGCGTTAGAGGAACAGAAGAAAATTAATGATAGTCTTAGGGTTGCCAAAGAGAAGCTTAAACGCGAAAAAGCTAAGGCCGAGAAAGCTACTGATACTCTTCCTTAA
- a CDS encoding dihydroorotase, whose translation MGKVLIKNAKIVNENSIFESDVLLQDDLIVKIAANISDDTAKVIDIQGKYLLPGVIDDQVHFREPGLTHKGDIASESRAAVAGGITSYMEQPNTNPQTTTIEKLEEKFEMGARSSFANYSFPFGGTNDNLEELKRLDKNACSGVKLFLGSSTGNMLVDNEEVIENIFSNTEMVISAHCEDEGTIKRNLAEYKEKYGEDIPVKYHHKIRSEEACYLSSSKAIALAKKTGARLHVFHLSTGKETELFRNDIPLEQKKITAEVCVHHLWFTNTDYDTKGTLIKWNPAVKTAADRAQLWEALLDDRLDVIATDHAPHLLSEKDNVYTKAPSGGPLVQHALPALLEKVQEGVISLEKVVEKMCHNPAILFQVEKRGYIREGYYADLVVVDVNAPWQVTKENIAYKCKWSPFEGATFTSSVTHTFVNGHLAYENGNFSEERNAKRLTFNR comes from the coding sequence ATGGGAAAAGTATTGATCAAAAACGCAAAAATCGTAAATGAAAATTCCATTTTTGAAAGCGATGTGTTGCTTCAAGATGATCTAATTGTAAAAATTGCGGCTAATATTTCTGATGATACGGCCAAGGTGATAGACATTCAGGGCAAATATCTTTTGCCAGGGGTTATAGATGATCAAGTGCACTTTAGAGAACCTGGTCTTACCCATAAAGGAGATATTGCTTCGGAAAGTAGGGCGGCCGTTGCTGGTGGAATTACTTCCTACATGGAACAGCCCAATACAAACCCGCAAACAACAACTATTGAAAAGCTTGAAGAAAAGTTTGAAATGGGTGCTCGCTCAAGTTTTGCCAATTACTCTTTCCCTTTTGGAGGGACTAACGATAATTTGGAAGAATTAAAGCGATTGGATAAAAATGCCTGTTCTGGTGTAAAGTTATTTTTAGGATCTTCTACAGGTAATATGTTGGTGGATAATGAAGAGGTCATAGAAAACATTTTTAGCAATACTGAAATGGTAATTTCCGCCCATTGTGAAGATGAGGGGACAATAAAAAGAAATCTAGCTGAGTATAAAGAAAAGTACGGAGAGGATATTCCTGTAAAATACCATCATAAAATACGTAGTGAAGAGGCTTGTTATCTTTCGTCTTCAAAGGCTATAGCACTAGCCAAAAAGACAGGGGCACGTCTTCATGTATTTCACTTGTCTACAGGAAAAGAAACGGAACTGTTCAGGAACGACATTCCGTTAGAACAGAAAAAAATTACAGCAGAGGTATGTGTACACCATTTGTGGTTCACCAATACCGATTATGATACCAAGGGAACTTTAATAAAATGGAACCCGGCTGTAAAAACTGCAGCAGATAGAGCGCAATTGTGGGAAGCATTATTAGATGATCGTTTAGATGTAATTGCAACGGATCATGCCCCACATTTATTAAGTGAGAAAGACAACGTATACACGAAAGCTCCTTCAGGTGGCCCGTTGGTGCAACATGCACTCCCGGCATTATTGGAAAAGGTTCAAGAGGGTGTGATTTCTTTGGAAAAAGTGGTGGAAAAGATGTGTCACAATCCGGCTATACTTTTTCAGGTTGAAAAACGAGGTTATATAAGAGAAGGTTATTATGCAGACTTGGTGGTGGTTGATGTAAATGCGCCTTGGCAGGTTACCAAAGAGAATATTGCTTATAAATGTAAATGGTCTCCTTTTGAAGGGGCTACTTTTACGTCTTCTGTAACACATACTTTTGTGAACGGTCATTTGGCCTATGAAAACGGAAACTTTTCTGAAGAGCGAAATGCAAAACGATTAACATTCAATAGATAA
- a CDS encoding polyprenol monophosphomannose synthase: MSDSLVIIPTYNEIENIEAIIKAVFDLNKNFHVLIVDDSSPDGTAEKVVELQQAYADRLFLEVRKEKSGLGTAYIHGFKWAIEKKYDYIFEMDADFSHNPEDLQRLYRACANGADVVVGSRYKKGVNVVDWPLYRVLLSYGASFYVKMITGMRVHDPTAGFVVYKRHVLENIDLDSVRFVGYAFQIEMKFRAYLKNYKIEEVSIIFRDRVRGKSKMSSSIIQEAIFGVFMMKVRSMFYKSRF; the protein is encoded by the coding sequence GTGTCAGACAGCCTAGTTATTATCCCCACTTACAATGAGATAGAGAATATAGAAGCTATTATAAAAGCGGTCTTTGATCTTAATAAAAATTTTCATGTTTTAATTGTAGATGACAGTTCTCCTGATGGTACTGCTGAAAAAGTAGTAGAGCTGCAGCAAGCGTATGCAGATCGGCTTTTTTTAGAAGTGCGAAAAGAGAAATCTGGTTTGGGGACGGCATACATACACGGCTTTAAATGGGCCATTGAGAAAAAGTATGATTATATTTTTGAGATGGATGCCGACTTTTCTCATAACCCGGAAGATTTACAAAGGTTATATAGGGCCTGTGCCAATGGTGCTGATGTAGTTGTGGGCTCTCGCTATAAAAAAGGAGTGAACGTAGTAGATTGGCCTCTTTACCGCGTGTTACTGTCCTATGGGGCCTCTTTTTATGTAAAGATGATTACAGGAATGCGGGTCCATGATCCTACGGCCGGGTTTGTGGTATATAAGCGTCATGTCTTGGAAAATATTGATTTAGATTCTGTTCGTTTTGTTGGGTATGCATTTCAAATAGAAATGAAATTCAGGGCCTATTTAAAGAACTATAAGATTGAAGAAGTTTCAATTATTTTCCGGGATCGGGTAAGAGGTAAATCAAAAATGTCATCATCTATTATACAAGAAGCCATTTTTGGAGTTTTTATGATGAAGGTGCGAAGTATGTTCTATAAATCTAGATTTTAG
- a CDS encoding ArnT family glycosyltransferase — protein sequence MKIKLPRIFLIILGIGFLINLLQSYFTPLIFDEAYYWHFASDMAWGYFDHPPLVAVLIKISSFFFDGELGVRFMSCILSTATLFILWCTVDLPRKKEYAIHFFVLAYSMTLLNAYGFFTLPDTPLLFFTALLLYVYKRFIEKPDVLWGIIMGVTMAGLMYSKYHAALVIIFILLSNLKLVLNKYAWLSVCVALLCYVPHFIWLYDNDFVTINYHLFDRPNDPYNFTKYTLGFFVNLVAIFGLTFPWIYWGLFKTKANDKFTRALLFLVYGILIFFFLSSFNRRIQTQWIIVINIPLIIIVFRFIMENETAKKWIYRMGLVNIIIILYLRIGLVYEPMSPIYYETHGNKELAEDIQAEVGDMPLVFENSYRGASMFGFYTGNNTFSLNNESYRLNQYSIDNSEATVQHQKILYLSSRSSDADVSFTKNDRRKIYGKYIDNFESFRKLKTILEAPINFNLEQEQTFQLYNPYEFDIDLSKLKFNVAYMTDFKIVKDKLPNKPTLKDPSISTIKAKDTLTYSFKFPKPRKLKEPKYVRIGIMENHLNYGINGRNTKVE from the coding sequence ATGAAGATTAAACTACCACGAATTTTTCTAATCATACTAGGTATCGGTTTTTTAATAAACCTGCTTCAATCTTATTTCACACCACTTATTTTTGATGAGGCGTACTATTGGCACTTTGCAAGCGACATGGCATGGGGCTATTTTGACCACCCACCTTTGGTAGCCGTTCTCATTAAAATAAGCAGTTTCTTTTTTGATGGGGAATTAGGGGTTAGATTCATGAGCTGTATACTTTCTACCGCTACGTTATTTATATTATGGTGTACGGTAGACCTCCCTAGAAAAAAGGAATACGCGATACATTTTTTTGTACTGGCGTACTCCATGACGCTTTTGAACGCCTACGGTTTTTTTACGTTACCGGACACCCCTTTATTGTTCTTTACGGCCTTACTACTTTATGTTTACAAAAGATTCATTGAGAAACCGGATGTACTTTGGGGTATAATCATGGGCGTAACCATGGCCGGGCTTATGTACAGTAAATACCATGCAGCCCTAGTAATCATATTCATATTACTATCTAACTTAAAGCTGGTATTGAATAAATATGCATGGCTTTCTGTTTGTGTAGCTTTACTCTGCTATGTACCACATTTTATATGGTTGTACGATAATGATTTTGTCACCATAAATTATCACCTTTTTGATCGCCCCAACGACCCTTACAATTTCACAAAATATACCTTGGGCTTTTTTGTGAACCTCGTGGCGATTTTTGGACTTACTTTTCCATGGATTTATTGGGGCCTATTTAAAACCAAGGCCAATGATAAATTTACTAGGGCCTTGCTGTTTTTAGTGTATGGAATTCTAATTTTCTTCTTCTTATCCAGTTTTAACCGAAGAATACAGACGCAATGGATTATTGTGATAAATATTCCACTAATTATTATTGTTTTCCGATTTATAATGGAAAACGAAACTGCAAAAAAATGGATTTATAGAATGGGATTGGTCAATATAATCATCATCCTTTACCTAAGAATAGGACTCGTTTATGAACCCATGTCTCCTATTTATTATGAAACCCATGGCAACAAAGAACTTGCAGAAGATATACAGGCTGAAGTAGGAGATATGCCCTTGGTTTTTGAAAACTCTTACAGAGGAGCATCTATGTTCGGATTTTATACGGGAAATAATACTTTCTCTCTTAACAATGAAAGTTATAGACTTAACCAGTACTCCATTGACAACTCCGAAGCAACCGTACAACATCAAAAAATATTATATCTATCTAGTAGGTCTTCAGATGCCGATGTTAGTTTTACCAAAAACGATAGACGTAAAATATATGGTAAATACATAGACAACTTTGAATCGTTTAGGAAACTAAAGACCATTTTAGAAGCACCAATTAATTTCAATCTTGAACAAGAACAAACGTTTCAACTCTACAATCCGTATGAGTTTGACATAGACTTAAGTAAATTAAAGTTTAATGTGGCCTATATGACGGATTTTAAGATTGTAAAGGACAAATTACCTAATAAACCAACTTTAAAAGATCCCAGTATTTCCACAATCAAAGCAAAGGACACACTTACCTATTCCTTTAAATTTCCGAAGCCGAGAAAATTAAAAGAGCCAAAGTACGTTAGAATAGGTATAATGGAGAATCATTTGAATTATGGCATTAATGGAAGAAACACAAAAGTAGAGTAA